One window of Cryobacterium arcticum genomic DNA carries:
- a CDS encoding aldo/keto reductase, whose amino-acid sequence MSTPIENESAAADPAPRTLGPGGPEVSRLCLGTSSWSRARFGAGPVEALEVVLDAGAEPSAGPAITFIDTSNEYGGGASESYLGDAIGRRGGLPAGMVLQTKLDRDPDTGSFSGERMRASLAESLGKLGLERVPMLYLHDPELIGWDEAFAADGPVRALVEMRERGLVDAIGISGGPAPMLTRYVETGLFSAVITHNRYTLVDRSAEQLVNEAVSRGVSVINAAVYGGGALARWPEAARSYAYRPASAAMAAAIADMGLACQRAGVSLAAAALQFSTRDPRITSTIVGGNSIAQVQEAIAADAVEIPAGLWAELEALAPEAAGWQDPPGSSWP is encoded by the coding sequence ATGAGCACCCCCATCGAGAACGAGAGCGCCGCGGCCGATCCGGCGCCGCGCACCCTGGGCCCGGGCGGCCCCGAGGTCTCCAGGCTCTGCCTGGGCACCTCCTCCTGGTCGCGTGCCCGCTTCGGCGCGGGCCCCGTCGAGGCCCTCGAGGTCGTGCTCGATGCGGGCGCGGAGCCGTCCGCCGGCCCGGCCATCACGTTCATCGACACGTCGAACGAATACGGCGGCGGCGCCAGCGAAAGCTACCTCGGCGACGCCATTGGGCGCCGTGGCGGGCTCCCGGCGGGCATGGTGCTGCAGACCAAGCTCGACCGCGACCCCGACACCGGCTCGTTCTCCGGCGAGCGGATGCGCGCCAGCCTGGCCGAGAGCCTCGGCAAGCTGGGCCTCGAGAGAGTTCCGATGCTCTACCTGCACGACCCGGAGCTGATCGGCTGGGACGAGGCCTTCGCGGCCGACGGGCCGGTACGCGCGCTGGTGGAGATGCGAGAACGCGGGCTGGTCGACGCGATCGGCATCTCCGGCGGGCCCGCGCCCATGCTCACCCGTTACGTGGAGACCGGGCTGTTCAGCGCCGTGATCACGCACAACCGGTACACCCTGGTGGACCGTTCCGCGGAGCAGCTGGTCAACGAAGCCGTCTCCCGCGGGGTGAGTGTCATCAACGCCGCGGTCTACGGCGGCGGCGCGCTGGCCCGCTGGCCCGAGGCAGCCCGCAGCTATGCCTACCGCCCTGCATCGGCAGCTATGGCCGCCGCGATCGCCGACATGGGCCTGGCCTGCCAACGGGCCGGAGTGAGCCTGGCCGCCGCGGCCCTGCAGTTCAGCACCCGGGACCCCCGGATCACCTCCACGATCGTCGGGGGCAACTCGATCGCCCAGGTGCAGGAGGCGATCGCGGCCGACGCCGTCGAGATCCCGGCCGGCCTGTGGGCCGAGCTCGAGGCCCTGGCCCCCGAGGCGGCCGGGTGGCAGGACCCGCCCGGTTCGTCCTGGCCCTGA
- a CDS encoding beta-galactosidase has protein sequence MTDFVSRSADLPTGSRFPWIADGFALGGDYSPEQWPESVWIEDIALMRQAGVNSLNVGVFSWGLLETADGVFDWGWLDRIMDLLADARIGVNLATPTAAPPIWLLQAHPEIAPVTQHGVRHAQGGRLGWHPSSAVFRRYALRMVEALATRYAAHPALKLWHVSNELGNENAHSYDDETGRAWQVWLEHKFGSIDALNDAWGSAFWGHHYTSFDQLQPPRFTSTSHNPALLLDFERFTSDALLGHYQAEREVLRRITPGIPVTTNFMVQNHPNGLDYDRWASEVDLVANDHYTMGADPETYGELAFSADRVRGMSGGDPWLLIEHSTSAVNWQPRNRAKAVGELARNSLAHIARGADGALFFQWRQSTAGSEQFHSSVVPHAGADTKIFREVTALGATLRNIREVVGSRVQTSQLAILFDYDAAMALRSGAKPSVDVNSLDVALTMHRELTARGIQVDIVHPATDLSGYRAVLAPTLFLLTEADAARLTAYVAGGGHLVVTSFSGIVTEHNRVIEGGYPGALRDLLGVRVEEFFPLFAGDTVTVTGEITAGPWTGSVWSELLQTTDQPDGSAAAVVARYADGELAGLPAITLRSVGAGTAQYVSTHLDRPATGALLELLIERAGITPVAPADRGLELVRRVAVAPEGATEAASWLFAINHSAGPLRLDTSGLDLVTGERFAPGASVAAGAVAVIREDPSA, from the coding sequence ATGACGGACTTCGTTTCCCGTTCAGCCGATCTGCCCACCGGCAGCCGGTTCCCCTGGATCGCGGACGGTTTCGCACTCGGCGGCGACTACAGCCCGGAGCAGTGGCCGGAGTCGGTCTGGATCGAGGACATCGCGCTGATGCGGCAGGCCGGGGTGAACTCGCTCAACGTCGGCGTGTTCTCCTGGGGGCTGCTGGAGACCGCCGACGGCGTCTTCGACTGGGGCTGGCTCGACCGGATCATGGACCTGCTCGCGGACGCCCGGATCGGCGTCAACCTCGCCACCCCCACGGCCGCGCCGCCCATCTGGCTGCTGCAGGCCCATCCGGAGATCGCCCCGGTCACCCAGCACGGGGTGCGCCACGCCCAGGGCGGCCGGCTCGGCTGGCACCCCAGCTCGGCCGTGTTCCGCCGCTACGCGCTGCGGATGGTGGAGGCTCTCGCCACCCGGTACGCCGCCCACCCGGCCCTGAAGCTCTGGCACGTGAGCAACGAGCTCGGCAACGAGAATGCGCACAGCTACGACGACGAGACCGGCCGCGCCTGGCAGGTCTGGCTGGAGCACAAGTTCGGCAGCATCGACGCGCTCAACGATGCCTGGGGCTCCGCCTTCTGGGGGCATCACTACACCTCGTTCGACCAGCTGCAGCCGCCGCGGTTCACGAGCACCAGCCACAACCCCGCCCTGCTGCTCGACTTCGAGCGGTTCACCTCCGACGCCCTGCTCGGCCACTACCAGGCCGAGCGCGAGGTGCTGCGCCGGATCACCCCCGGCATCCCGGTCACCACCAACTTCATGGTGCAGAACCACCCCAACGGGCTGGACTACGACCGCTGGGCGAGCGAGGTCGACCTCGTCGCCAACGACCACTACACGATGGGTGCCGACCCGGAAACCTACGGTGAACTGGCCTTCTCCGCCGACCGGGTGCGCGGGATGTCCGGCGGGGACCCGTGGCTCCTGATCGAGCACTCCACCTCGGCGGTCAACTGGCAGCCCCGCAACCGGGCCAAGGCCGTCGGTGAACTGGCCCGCAACAGCCTCGCGCACATCGCCAGGGGCGCCGACGGAGCCCTGTTCTTCCAGTGGCGCCAGTCCACCGCCGGCAGCGAGCAGTTCCACTCCTCCGTCGTGCCGCACGCCGGGGCCGACACCAAGATCTTCCGGGAGGTGACCGCGCTCGGTGCGACCCTGCGGAACATCCGTGAGGTCGTGGGCAGCCGGGTGCAGACCTCGCAGCTGGCGATCCTGTTCGACTACGACGCGGCCATGGCCCTGCGGAGCGGAGCCAAGCCCAGCGTCGACGTGAACTCCCTCGACGTGGCGCTCACGATGCACCGCGAGCTGACCGCGCGGGGCATCCAGGTGGACATCGTGCACCCCGCCACCGATCTCTCCGGCTACCGGGCCGTGCTCGCCCCGACGCTGTTCCTGCTCACCGAGGCGGATGCGGCGCGGCTGACCGCCTACGTCGCCGGCGGCGGCCACCTGGTGGTCACGAGCTTCTCCGGCATCGTCACCGAGCACAACCGGGTGATCGAGGGCGGCTACCCCGGGGCGCTGCGCGACCTGCTCGGCGTGCGCGTCGAGGAATTCTTCCCCCTGTTCGCCGGCGACACGGTGACCGTGACCGGCGAGATCACCGCCGGGCCCTGGACGGGATCGGTGTGGAGCGAACTGCTGCAGACCACCGACCAGCCGGACGGCTCCGCCGCGGCCGTGGTCGCCCGGTACGCCGACGGCGAGCTGGCCGGGCTGCCGGCGATCACGCTCCGTTCGGTCGGCGCCGGAACGGCGCAGTACGTGTCCACCCACCTGGACCGGCCGGCCACCGGTGCGCTGCTGGAGCTGCTCATCGAGCGGGCCGGCATCACCCCGGTCGCGCCCGCCGACCGGGGGCTCGAGCTGGTGCGCCGGGTCGCGGTCGCACCGGAGGGTGCCACCGAGGCCGCCAGCTGGCTCTTCGCCATCAACCATTCGGCCGGGCCGCTCCGGCTCGATACGAGCGGACTCGACCTGGTGACGGGTGAGAGGTTCGCACCCGGGGCATCCGTTGCCGCGGGAGCCGTCGCCGTGATCCGGGAGGACCCGTCCGCATGA
- the yicI gene encoding alpha-xylosidase, with amino-acid sequence MKFTDGFWQTRPGVSAVYAQEAYDIIDDGDTLRVYAPTKVIDRRGDILNRPLLTVTLSSPLEGVIRVRIEHHQGRRPSAGFDLVGATEGVGVAATEEAGGAVTSGTLTSGGLTARVSAGAPWNLSFEADGRVLTSSRHKSVGYVTLADNAPVPSEPVGEVGISRTGLAAAGSYVHEQLSLGVGELVYGLGERFGALVKNGQTVDIWNSDGGTSSEQSYKNIPFYLTNRGYGVLVNQSEHVSFEVASESVERVQFSTAGEALEYFVFQGPTQKDVLERYTALTGRPAKVPAWSYGLWLSTSFTTDYDEATVTSFIDGMRERDLPLSVFHFDCFWMREFNWTDLEWDARVFPDPEGMLARLHERELRLSAWINPYIAQRSKLFAEAADAGYLVRRADGSVWQWDQWQAGMALIDFTNPAATRWFQDKLRQLLEQGIDALKTDFGERIPTDVVWHDGSSPEAMHNWYTQLYNQAVFEVLEEHRGQGEAVLFARSATTGGQRMPIHWGGDNSSSFESMAETLRGGLSLAFSGFGFWSHDIGGFEGRPDPEVFKRWVAFGMFSSHSRLHGSSSYRVPWAFDAEAVEVTRLFSTLKLELMPYLYGVGLEAHDRGLPFMRPMQLEFPDDPTCAYLDRQYLLGSDLLVAPVFSADGTVEYYLPAGTWTNYLTGQSIEGPAWRRETHSVLSLPLWIRAGAVLATGNRTDRPDYDYLDGLLVTVYPGAAEDSTTTTRVTSPETGTRLQVTVTRRGGTVTVTTDGADIRVRLAGGDSVATTGGTAVLTA; translated from the coding sequence ATGAAGTTCACCGATGGTTTCTGGCAGACCCGCCCCGGCGTGAGCGCCGTCTACGCCCAGGAGGCGTACGACATCATTGACGACGGGGACACCCTGCGGGTCTACGCGCCCACCAAGGTCATCGACCGGCGCGGCGACATCCTCAACCGGCCGCTGCTGACCGTGACGCTGTCCTCACCATTGGAGGGCGTGATCCGGGTGCGGATCGAACACCACCAGGGCCGGCGCCCGTCCGCGGGGTTCGACCTCGTCGGTGCAACGGAGGGCGTTGGCGTGGCCGCCACCGAGGAAGCCGGCGGGGCCGTCACCTCCGGCACGCTGACCAGCGGCGGCCTCACCGCCCGGGTCAGCGCCGGAGCACCGTGGAACCTCAGCTTCGAGGCCGACGGGCGGGTGCTCACCTCCAGCCGACACAAGTCGGTGGGCTACGTGACCCTCGCCGACAACGCTCCGGTGCCCAGCGAACCGGTCGGAGAGGTGGGCATCAGCCGCACGGGTCTGGCCGCGGCCGGCAGCTACGTGCACGAGCAGCTCAGCCTCGGTGTGGGCGAACTCGTCTACGGGCTGGGCGAACGTTTCGGAGCGCTGGTGAAGAACGGGCAGACCGTCGACATCTGGAACTCCGACGGCGGCACCTCCAGCGAGCAGTCCTACAAGAACATCCCCTTCTACCTGACCAACCGCGGCTACGGCGTGCTGGTCAACCAGAGCGAGCACGTGTCCTTCGAGGTCGCCTCAGAGTCGGTCGAGCGGGTGCAGTTCTCCACCGCCGGAGAGGCGCTGGAGTACTTCGTGTTCCAGGGCCCCACCCAGAAGGACGTGCTCGAGCGCTATACGGCGCTGACCGGCCGCCCCGCGAAGGTGCCAGCCTGGTCGTATGGGCTCTGGCTCTCCACGAGCTTCACCACCGACTACGACGAAGCCACCGTCACGAGCTTCATCGACGGGATGCGCGAGCGCGACCTGCCGCTGTCGGTGTTCCACTTCGACTGCTTCTGGATGCGCGAATTCAACTGGACCGACCTGGAATGGGACGCCAGGGTCTTCCCCGACCCCGAGGGGATGCTGGCTCGCCTGCACGAACGCGAACTGCGGCTGAGCGCCTGGATCAACCCCTACATCGCCCAGCGGTCCAAGCTGTTCGCCGAGGCCGCCGACGCCGGCTACCTGGTGCGGCGCGCCGACGGGAGCGTCTGGCAGTGGGACCAGTGGCAGGCCGGCATGGCCCTGATCGACTTCACCAACCCGGCGGCGACCCGCTGGTTCCAGGACAAGCTGCGGCAGCTGTTGGAGCAGGGCATCGACGCGCTCAAGACCGACTTCGGCGAACGCATCCCCACCGATGTCGTCTGGCACGACGGCTCGTCGCCCGAGGCCATGCACAACTGGTACACCCAGCTGTACAACCAGGCCGTCTTCGAGGTGCTCGAGGAGCACCGCGGTCAGGGCGAGGCCGTGCTCTTCGCCCGGTCGGCAACCACGGGCGGCCAGCGGATGCCGATCCACTGGGGCGGGGACAACTCCTCGTCGTTCGAGTCGATGGCCGAGACGCTGCGGGGCGGGCTCTCGCTGGCGTTCAGCGGCTTCGGCTTCTGGAGCCACGACATCGGCGGTTTCGAGGGCAGACCCGACCCCGAGGTGTTCAAACGCTGGGTCGCGTTCGGCATGTTCTCCAGCCACTCCCGGCTGCACGGCTCGTCGAGCTACCGGGTGCCCTGGGCCTTCGACGCGGAGGCCGTCGAGGTGACCCGGCTGTTCTCCACCCTCAAGCTCGAGCTGATGCCCTACCTGTACGGTGTCGGCCTGGAAGCGCACGACCGGGGCCTTCCGTTCATGCGCCCGATGCAGCTGGAGTTCCCGGACGACCCCACCTGCGCCTACCTCGATCGTCAGTACCTGCTCGGCAGCGACCTTCTCGTGGCTCCGGTGTTCAGCGCCGACGGCACTGTGGAGTACTACCTGCCGGCCGGCACCTGGACGAACTACCTCACCGGCCAGAGCATCGAGGGACCGGCCTGGCGCCGTGAGACCCACAGCGTGTTGAGCCTGCCGCTCTGGATCCGCGCCGGCGCCGTCCTGGCCACGGGCAACCGCACCGACCGCCCGGACTACGACTATCTCGACGGCCTGCTCGTGACCGTCTACCCGGGCGCAGCCGAGGACAGCACGACCACCACCCGGGTGACTAGCCCCGAAACCGGCACCCGGCTGCAGGTCACGGTCACGCGCCGGGGCGGCACCGTGACGGTCACCACGGATGGCGCGGACATCCGTGTGCGCCTGGCCGGCGGCGACAGCGTGGCCACGACAGGAGGAACGGCCGTTCTCACCGCCTAG
- a CDS encoding DUF1684 domain-containing protein — translation MTVPSARPTAPDAAASLGRWHAARRRSVTGATGNLALIETRWLPEGTDPDAAFAAATTEAAAAVTVTRLTRRNLDTDEPEHGLRFWDSASPAITAFEQISAFEYNPDWVIDAEFTPVAAERTIPFEHIRDNGGSRQLPVPGDITFSRDGVDYSLSAFDDDGTLLLVFGDATNRHTGDTATYSSGRFLFVRRPETADGLGFGDAGPVTLDFNRAFVPPCGFSVQYNCPLPPAQNRFTGPIEAGEREVVFGGDFDIYAL, via the coding sequence ATGACCGTTCCTTCCGCCCGTCCCACCGCCCCGGATGCCGCCGCCTCGCTGGGCCGTTGGCATGCCGCCCGGCGACGGTCCGTGACCGGAGCGACGGGCAACCTCGCCCTCATCGAAACCCGGTGGCTGCCGGAGGGGACCGACCCCGATGCCGCGTTCGCCGCGGCCACGACGGAGGCCGCCGCCGCGGTCACGGTGACGCGCCTGACCCGGCGGAACCTCGACACCGATGAGCCCGAGCACGGGTTGCGGTTCTGGGATTCCGCGAGCCCCGCGATAACGGCGTTCGAGCAGATCTCGGCCTTCGAATACAACCCCGACTGGGTCATCGACGCCGAGTTCACCCCGGTCGCGGCGGAACGCACCATCCCGTTCGAGCACATCCGCGACAACGGGGGCAGCCGCCAGCTCCCGGTGCCGGGAGACATCACCTTCAGCCGTGACGGCGTCGACTACTCACTGAGCGCCTTCGACGACGACGGCACCCTGCTGCTGGTCTTCGGCGACGCGACCAACCGCCATACCGGTGACACGGCCACGTACTCTTCGGGTCGTTTCCTCTTCGTGCGGCGCCCCGAGACAGCCGATGGCCTGGGCTTCGGCGACGCCGGACCCGTCACGCTGGACTTCAACCGGGCCTTCGTGCCGCCTTGCGGCTTCTCGGTGCAGTACAACTGTCCGCTGCCGCCGGCGCAGAACCGCTTCACCGGGCCCATCGAGGCGGGCGAGCGCGAGGTCGTCTTCGGCGGCGACTTCGACATCTACGCTCTCTAG
- a CDS encoding ABC transporter substrate-binding protein, with protein sequence MKKNIAFVALGLATTLLLVGCASGADSSTASAGDATIEIGSLYEPQNLSNFGGGGQGVTEAFNGNVYEGLYKLTDDGSVEPLLAASNTVSDDGLTYTFTLQDGVSFHSGKALTSADVKASIDAVLADDSQSARKSSFGAITSIETPDDKTVVVTLAERSISFIYNLSYVWIINADATDLESTEDGTGPYALGDWKRGSSLSLTRFDGYWGDAAANSEVVFNYFTDATALSNALLTGEVDIVTSVQSPDALSQFNDNADYVVSDGDSTTKEVLAFNDRVAPFDNVDVRKAIYSAIDTKKLLNSIWGDYGTLIGSMVPPTDPWYEDLTQVNPYDPDLAKKLLASGGQPDGFEFTLDTPSYDPHPVVAEFVKSELAKVGVTVNINTISADEWYTKVYKAQDFTATLQEHVNDRDVVWYGNPDFYWGYNNPQVTQWVGEAEASTTTDEQTAKLKQVNEQIAQDAASVWLYLYPQIVVAASDVSGYPVNGLNSQFFAYDIVTE encoded by the coding sequence ATGAAGAAGAACATCGCGTTCGTCGCGCTCGGCCTCGCAACCACCCTGTTGCTGGTCGGCTGCGCCAGCGGCGCCGACTCGTCCACCGCATCCGCCGGTGACGCGACGATCGAAATCGGATCGCTCTACGAGCCGCAGAACCTGAGCAACTTCGGCGGCGGCGGCCAGGGCGTCACCGAGGCGTTCAACGGCAACGTCTACGAGGGCCTCTACAAGCTCACCGACGACGGCAGCGTCGAACCCCTGCTCGCCGCGAGCAACACCGTGAGCGACGACGGCCTCACCTACACCTTCACGCTGCAGGACGGCGTTTCCTTCCACTCGGGCAAGGCGCTCACCTCGGCCGACGTGAAGGCCAGCATCGACGCCGTACTCGCCGACGACTCGCAGTCCGCGCGCAAGAGCAGCTTCGGTGCGATCACAAGCATCGAGACCCCGGATGACAAGACTGTCGTCGTGACCCTTGCCGAACGTTCGATCTCCTTCATCTACAACCTCAGCTACGTCTGGATCATCAATGCCGACGCCACCGACCTCGAGAGCACCGAAGACGGCACCGGCCCGTACGCGCTGGGTGACTGGAAGCGGGGCAGCTCGCTGAGCCTGACTCGCTTCGACGGCTACTGGGGCGACGCGGCGGCCAACAGCGAAGTGGTGTTCAACTACTTCACCGACGCCACCGCGCTGAGCAATGCGCTGCTCACCGGCGAGGTCGACATCGTCACGAGCGTGCAGAGCCCGGATGCGCTCAGCCAGTTCAACGACAACGCCGACTACGTCGTCAGCGACGGCGACTCCACCACTAAGGAGGTCCTGGCCTTCAACGACCGTGTCGCACCGTTCGACAACGTCGACGTGCGCAAGGCTATCTATTCGGCCATCGACACCAAGAAGCTGCTGAACTCGATCTGGGGCGACTACGGCACCCTGATCGGCTCGATGGTGCCCCCGACCGACCCCTGGTACGAGGACCTCACCCAGGTGAACCCCTATGACCCCGACCTGGCCAAGAAGCTGCTGGCCTCGGGCGGGCAGCCGGACGGCTTCGAGTTCACCCTGGACACCCCCAGCTACGACCCGCACCCCGTGGTCGCCGAGTTCGTCAAGAGCGAGCTGGCCAAGGTGGGCGTGACCGTGAACATCAACACCATCAGCGCCGACGAGTGGTACACCAAGGTCTACAAGGCCCAGGACTTCACCGCGACGCTGCAGGAACACGTCAACGACCGCGACGTGGTCTGGTACGGCAACCCCGACTTCTACTGGGGCTACAACAACCCGCAGGTGACGCAGTGGGTCGGCGAGGCCGAGGCATCCACCACGACGGATGAGCAGACCGCCAAGCTCAAGCAGGTCAACGAGCAGATCGCCCAGGATGCCGCGAGCGTCTGGCTGTACCTCTACCCGCAGATCGTCGTGGCGGCGAGCGATGTGAGCGGATACCCGGTCAACGGGCTCAACTCGCAGTTCTTCGCCTACGACATCGTCACCGAATAA
- a CDS encoding ABC transporter permease has translation MISYLLRRSAFLLVSFVIAMVAIFVLLRLLPGDPSNALLSVTATPEQIAAAQAQVGADRPVLEQFSTWFGQLARFDLGESFISSLPVGPEISARLAVTVPLTLLAFALALVISLVAGFVAATRADRWYGILISGISQLGVAVPVFWVGILLVSVFSVGLRWLPSGGFPRDDWADPADALRSLALPVITVAVVMSASLTRYVRAATLDVLGSDYLRSARAQGSGRGEALWRHGLRNGAVPVIAILGIELATTFLGAVVVESVFSLPGLGSMLLKAIQQHDYPNIQGVLFVSTLVVLVIGFLGDVAQRLVDPRLRVSISGNR, from the coding sequence ATGATTTCCTATCTACTGCGCCGGAGCGCCTTCCTCCTGGTGTCTTTTGTCATCGCCATGGTGGCCATCTTCGTGCTGCTGAGGCTGCTGCCGGGGGACCCCTCGAACGCGCTGCTCTCGGTCACGGCCACGCCCGAGCAGATCGCAGCCGCGCAGGCCCAGGTGGGCGCCGACCGCCCGGTGCTCGAACAGTTCTCAACCTGGTTCGGTCAGCTCGCCCGGTTCGACCTCGGCGAGTCGTTCATCAGCTCGCTGCCCGTGGGCCCCGAGATCTCGGCGCGGCTCGCGGTCACGGTTCCGCTCACCCTGCTGGCCTTCGCGCTGGCCCTGGTGATCTCGCTGGTGGCCGGCTTCGTCGCCGCCACCAGGGCCGATCGCTGGTACGGCATCCTCATCTCCGGCATCTCCCAGCTCGGCGTGGCCGTACCTGTGTTCTGGGTGGGCATCCTGCTGGTCAGCGTGTTCTCGGTGGGCCTGCGCTGGCTGCCGTCCGGCGGGTTCCCCCGCGACGACTGGGCGGACCCGGCCGATGCGCTGCGGTCGTTGGCCCTGCCCGTGATCACCGTGGCCGTGGTGATGAGCGCCTCGCTCACCCGGTACGTGCGGGCGGCCACGCTCGATGTGCTCGGCAGCGACTACCTGCGCTCGGCCCGCGCCCAGGGCTCCGGCCGCGGTGAGGCGCTCTGGCGGCACGGGCTGCGGAACGGCGCCGTGCCGGTGATCGCGATCCTCGGCATCGAGCTGGCCACGACGTTTCTCGGAGCCGTGGTCGTGGAGAGCGTCTTCAGCCTGCCGGGCCTGGGCAGCATGCTGCTCAAGGCGATCCAGCAGCACGACTACCCGAACATCCAGGGTGTGCTCTTCGTGAGCACCCTCGTGGTGCTCGTGATCGGCTTCCTCGGCGACGTGGCGCAGCGACTTGTCGACCCGCGCCTGCGCGTGAGCATCTCGGGAAACCGATGA
- a CDS encoding ABC transporter permease codes for MSAPVLAETSVVAPRRRRSWTLGVGLVLVSLVVAIALLSLVWLPYAPADTTGSRLEGANPAHWLGTDKLGRDLATQLMIGARIALVVGLGAVAVGALLGVTVGLLAAFAADWLDDSISAALDVVIAFPVLLLAMLIVAAQGASLVSVIVAIGLAMSAVVARLTRVLTRRVLAEQYVTAARTSGTRWPGIVLRHILPNIWPTLSVNLALQFGVAVLAEASLSYLGLGAPPPNASWGRLLQEAQGTVVTAPLGAVAPGIALIILVIGVNFIADGLRDVADPSRRDSR; via the coding sequence ATGAGCGCCCCCGTTCTGGCCGAGACCAGCGTCGTCGCTCCGCGCCGGCGCCGTTCCTGGACCCTCGGAGTGGGGCTCGTCCTGGTAAGCCTGGTTGTGGCGATCGCCCTGCTCTCCCTGGTCTGGCTGCCGTACGCCCCGGCGGACACGACCGGGAGCCGGCTGGAGGGCGCTAACCCCGCGCACTGGCTCGGCACCGACAAGCTAGGCCGGGACCTCGCGACCCAGCTCATGATCGGCGCCCGCATCGCCCTCGTGGTGGGCCTGGGCGCCGTCGCCGTCGGCGCCCTGCTCGGAGTCACCGTCGGCCTCCTGGCCGCGTTCGCGGCGGACTGGCTCGATGACTCGATCTCGGCGGCGCTCGACGTGGTGATCGCCTTCCCCGTGCTGTTGCTGGCGATGCTCATCGTGGCCGCGCAGGGCGCCTCGCTCGTCTCCGTGATCGTCGCGATCGGCCTGGCGATGTCGGCCGTGGTGGCCCGGCTCACCCGGGTGCTCACCAGGCGGGTCCTCGCCGAGCAGTACGTCACGGCTGCGCGCACCTCCGGAACCCGCTGGCCCGGCATCGTGCTCCGGCACATCCTGCCCAACATCTGGCCGACACTGAGCGTGAACCTCGCCCTGCAGTTCGGTGTGGCGGTGCTCGCCGAGGCCAGCCTGTCGTACCTGGGGCTCGGCGCCCCGCCGCCCAACGCCTCCTGGGGCCGGCTGCTGCAGGAGGCCCAGGGAACCGTCGTGACCGCCCCGCTCGGCGCCGTCGCTCCGGGCATCGCCCTGATCATTCTCGTGATCGGCGTCAACTTCATTGCCGACGGCCTACGCGACGTCGCCGACCCCTCCCGACGGGACAGCCGATGA
- a CDS encoding ABC transporter ATP-binding protein: MTLLSVTNLGVHTSTGRALVHDLSFDLSAGARLGLIGESGSGKSVTSLAVTGLLAPGLRASGSVRLDGVEVVGAAERMLVPLRGRVASVVFQEPLTALDPLMRIGRQVAEPLRRHRGLTGSALRAGVAEALAEVSLDDARLSRAYPHEISGGQRQRAAIAIALASRPQLLIADEPTTALDVTVQAQVLRLLGDLVEARGMALLFISHDLAVVSAMTNDVIVMSAGTAVERGAIGAVLRAPQHPYTAELVRSARSLDEMLGERA, from the coding sequence ATGACCCTGCTCTCTGTGACGAATCTCGGCGTGCACACCTCCACGGGGCGGGCCCTCGTGCACGACCTCAGCTTCGACCTGTCCGCCGGCGCCCGACTGGGGCTCATCGGTGAATCCGGCTCCGGCAAGTCGGTGACCTCGCTGGCCGTGACCGGGCTGCTCGCCCCGGGTCTCAGGGCCAGCGGCAGTGTTCGACTGGACGGCGTAGAGGTCGTGGGAGCCGCCGAACGCATGCTCGTCCCGCTTCGCGGCCGGGTGGCATCCGTCGTGTTCCAGGAGCCGCTCACCGCGCTCGACCCGTTGATGCGCATCGGCCGGCAGGTGGCCGAACCCCTCCGGAGACACCGTGGTCTGACCGGCAGCGCCCTCCGCGCGGGCGTCGCCGAGGCGCTCGCCGAGGTGAGCCTCGACGACGCGCGCCTCAGCCGCGCCTACCCGCACGAGATCTCCGGCGGTCAGCGGCAACGGGCCGCCATCGCGATCGCCCTGGCCAGCCGCCCGCAGCTGCTGATTGCCGACGAACCGACCACGGCGCTGGATGTGACGGTGCAGGCGCAGGTGCTGCGGCTGCTCGGCGACCTCGTCGAGGCGCGCGGCATGGCGTTGCTGTTCATCAGCCACGATCTCGCGGTGGTCTCGGCGATGACGAACGACGTCATTGTCATGTCGGCGGGCACCGCCGTGGAACGCGGGGCGATTGGCGCCGTGTTGCGGGCGCCGCAGCATCCGTACACCGCCGAGCTCGTGCGGAGCGCCCGGTCACTCGACGAGATGCTGGGGGAGCGCGCATGA